In Halobaculum magnesiiphilum, the following proteins share a genomic window:
- a CDS encoding AAA family ATPase: protein MSDAADAPAAVYEAIREEAGRVLIGNEDVIEGITISLLTRGHVLLEGVPGVAKTTIANLVARSTGLEFTRLQMTPDLLPADITGSHVYRENTGTFELNKGPVFANLVVADEINRATPKTQSALLEAMQERSVTIEGQTLSLPDPFIVIATQNPIEMEGVFELPEAQRDRFQFKLRVDLPDRDDERELFDRFDEDPDLGPEHVERVVDDEQLRAAREAVTGIHVSDGVREYVLDIVARTREDADIEYGASPRATLAFLNGGKARAAIHGRDYVIPDDVKALAEPILVHRLLLSTEAEIGEESVEDVVDRILGAVEPPTGTAPSAQATE, encoded by the coding sequence ATGAGTGATGCCGCCGACGCTCCGGCCGCGGTGTACGAGGCGATCCGCGAGGAGGCCGGTCGCGTGCTTATCGGCAACGAGGACGTGATCGAGGGGATCACGATCTCGTTGCTGACGCGGGGACACGTGCTGCTCGAAGGGGTACCCGGCGTCGCGAAGACGACGATCGCCAACCTCGTCGCGAGATCGACCGGGCTGGAGTTCACCAGACTCCAGATGACGCCGGATCTGCTTCCGGCCGACATCACGGGATCGCACGTCTACCGCGAGAACACCGGCACCTTCGAGCTGAACAAGGGACCCGTGTTCGCAAACCTCGTCGTCGCCGACGAGATCAACCGCGCGACGCCCAAGACCCAGTCGGCGCTGCTGGAGGCGATGCAGGAGCGCAGCGTCACGATCGAGGGACAGACGCTCTCGCTGCCGGACCCGTTCATCGTCATCGCGACGCAGAACCCGATCGAAATGGAGGGCGTGTTCGAGCTTCCGGAGGCCCAGCGGGACCGCTTCCAGTTCAAGCTTCGCGTCGACCTCCCCGACCGGGACGACGAGCGGGAGCTGTTCGACCGGTTCGACGAGGACCCCGATCTGGGGCCCGAACACGTCGAGCGCGTCGTCGACGACGAGCAACTGCGTGCCGCCCGCGAGGCGGTCACGGGAATCCACGTCTCCGACGGCGTTCGCGAGTACGTCCTCGACATCGTCGCGCGGACCCGCGAGGACGCGGACATCGAGTACGGCGCCTCGCCGCGCGCGACGCTCGCGTTCCTCAACGGCGGGAAGGCGCGGGCGGCGATCCACGGCCGCGACTACGTGATCCCCGACGACGTGAAGGCGCTCGCCGAACCGATCCTGGTCCACAGGCTGCTGTTGTCGACGGAGGCCGAGATCGGCGAGGAGTCCGTCGAGGACGTGGTCGACCGGATCCTCGGGGCGGTCGAGCCGCCCACGGGGACGGCGCCGAGCGCCCAAGCGACCGAGTAG
- a CDS encoding DUF4350 domain-containing protein, translated as MRVGPIAVDYPRALLAGLVAVLVVAVAFAGGTSAAAFGSYNPAWDGASQLRAVGEDAGAEVTVLTNASEYEGVDPDGTVAVVLSPDRPYTAAERDRLRRFVERGGTLVVAEDFGDHGNAMLAGTGSSLRVDGRTLRDEREYYRSPALPVAPTVAEHPLTAGVDRLTLNYGTTVVPASSANASTVAGTNATVLANSSRFSYLDGDGDAELDDDERLRARPVAAVEPVGDGRVVVVSDPSAFINAMLERPNNRRFAAAVFGAHDRVLLDYSHTAGQPPLAALALALRKSSLATALVGAGLLAGVGLWTRRPWAGRSLATLPWIGRRGDDWNRNEPEATEPADPESSVDEGTYAASLATLHPDWDAARIGRVMTAVLPRDTEDSEDE; from the coding sequence GTGCGCGTGGGGCCGATCGCGGTGGACTACCCCCGCGCGCTTCTGGCGGGGCTCGTCGCCGTCCTCGTCGTCGCCGTGGCGTTCGCCGGCGGGACCTCCGCGGCCGCGTTCGGGTCGTACAACCCCGCGTGGGACGGCGCCTCACAGCTCCGAGCGGTGGGCGAGGACGCCGGCGCCGAGGTGACGGTGCTCACGAACGCCTCGGAGTACGAGGGCGTCGACCCCGACGGCACCGTCGCGGTCGTCCTCTCGCCGGACCGCCCCTACACCGCGGCCGAGCGCGACCGCCTGCGGCGGTTCGTCGAGCGCGGCGGCACGCTGGTCGTCGCCGAGGACTTCGGCGACCACGGGAACGCGATGCTGGCCGGAACGGGGTCGTCGCTCCGGGTCGACGGCCGGACGCTCCGGGACGAGCGCGAGTACTACCGGTCGCCCGCGCTGCCGGTCGCCCCGACCGTCGCAGAGCACCCGCTGACGGCCGGCGTCGACCGACTGACGCTCAACTACGGCACGACGGTCGTGCCCGCGTCGTCGGCGAACGCCTCGACCGTCGCGGGGACGAACGCGACGGTGCTCGCGAACTCCTCGCGGTTCTCGTACCTCGACGGCGACGGCGACGCCGAACTCGACGACGACGAGCGACTGCGCGCGCGCCCCGTCGCGGCGGTCGAGCCCGTCGGCGACGGGCGGGTTGTCGTCGTCTCCGACCCGAGCGCGTTCATCAACGCCATGCTGGAACGACCGAACAACCGACGGTTCGCAGCGGCGGTGTTCGGGGCACACGACCGCGTCCTGCTCGATTACTCTCACACGGCGGGCCAGCCGCCGCTTGCCGCCCTCGCGCTCGCGCTGCGAAAGTCGTCGCTCGCGACGGCGCTCGTCGGCGCCGGACTGCTCGCGGGCGTCGGTCTCTGGACCCGGCGTCCGTGGGCCGGACGTTCGTTGGCTACGCTGCCGTGGATCGGGCGTCGAGGGGACGACTGGAACCGGAACGAACCGGAAGCCACGGAGCCTGCCGATCCCGAGTCGTCCGTCGACGAGGGGACGTACGCGGCGTCGCTCGCGACGCTGCACCCCGATTGGGACGCCGCCCGGATCGGGCGCGTAATGACAGCGGTTTTACCCCGCGACACCGAGGATTCCGAGGATGAGTGA
- a CDS encoding DUF58 domain-containing protein, with product MHARRRTWGTAIAGAAIVALGAFADRPLLVVAGVPLAAWLIGRQASAVRAFRAVDDRLTVSVSTARAAVAVDEPVRVTVSARFEGPDPAPAPVSVTVPLPVGATGASRAERTLEIPAGEREAASTFSCSFRTAGRFDFPSATVTVRSLDDLFDESLTRASKPTVRADPRTPSDLHVGAGGEALSYGDHPGGRSGGGITPEELREYQPGDAADRIDWKATARHGQIYVREFEPESDRRTVVILDHRARTDLGPAGATLFAYLREVALGFVDGAEALSDPVGCRTVGDDGITGRFDATSASAGYDRIRAHLRELTPTEGTRTVANDGESAASDGVGAAVPTTAHAETAGHAQVRPAAAAARADRLTDDTPFAERVRPFLEARDSYVRRLRGDALFGAVERARADVGSTALSVIVTDDADRDRLLEAVRLATRGGAHALVFVAPRVLFDADDPADPETAYERYLEFERFRRTLDGITRVTAFEVGPGDRLDRLLAAGRRQRR from the coding sequence ATGCACGCCCGGCGGCGGACGTGGGGGACGGCGATCGCTGGCGCGGCGATCGTCGCCTTGGGCGCGTTCGCCGACCGGCCGCTGCTCGTGGTCGCCGGGGTCCCGCTCGCCGCGTGGCTCATCGGCCGGCAGGCGAGCGCGGTGCGCGCGTTCCGCGCTGTCGACGATCGCCTGACGGTGTCGGTGTCGACGGCGCGTGCGGCGGTGGCCGTCGACGAGCCCGTTCGGGTCACCGTCTCGGCGCGGTTCGAGGGGCCCGATCCCGCGCCGGCTCCGGTTTCCGTCACCGTCCCGCTGCCCGTGGGGGCGACCGGTGCGAGCCGGGCCGAACGGACCCTCGAGATCCCGGCGGGCGAGCGCGAGGCGGCGAGCACGTTCTCGTGTTCGTTCCGGACCGCCGGACGGTTCGACTTCCCGTCGGCGACGGTGACGGTCCGATCGCTCGACGACCTGTTCGACGAATCGCTCACCCGGGCATCGAAGCCGACCGTCCGCGCCGACCCCCGAACCCCGTCCGACCTCCACGTCGGCGCCGGCGGGGAAGCGCTGTCGTACGGCGACCATCCCGGCGGACGAAGCGGCGGCGGGATCACCCCGGAGGAGCTGAGAGAGTACCAGCCGGGCGACGCCGCCGATCGCATCGACTGGAAGGCGACCGCGCGTCACGGGCAGATCTACGTCCGCGAGTTCGAGCCCGAGTCCGACCGTCGGACCGTGGTGATCCTCGATCACCGTGCCCGAACCGATCTCGGGCCCGCGGGGGCGACGCTGTTCGCGTACCTCCGCGAGGTCGCCCTCGGCTTCGTCGACGGGGCGGAGGCGCTGTCGGACCCCGTGGGCTGTCGAACCGTCGGGGACGACGGGATCACCGGCCGCTTCGACGCGACGAGCGCGAGCGCCGGCTACGACCGGATCCGGGCACACCTCCGCGAACTGACGCCGACGGAGGGGACCCGAACGGTCGCGAACGACGGAGAATCGGCCGCCAGCGACGGCGTCGGCGCCGCAGTTCCCACTACTGCGCACGCGGAGACTGCCGGACACGCGCAGGTTCGTCCCGCCGCGGCGGCCGCACGCGCGGATCGGCTGACCGACGACACGCCGTTCGCCGAGCGGGTTCGACCGTTCCTCGAGGCCCGCGACTCGTACGTCCGCCGGCTCCGGGGCGACGCGCTGTTCGGCGCCGTCGAGCGCGCCCGCGCTGACGTGGGGAGCACGGCGCTGTCGGTGATCGTGACCGACGACGCCGACCGCGACCGGCTGCTAGAAGCCGTGCGCCTCGCGACCCGCGGCGGCGCCCACGCGCTCGTGTTCGTCGCGCCGCGGGTCCTCTTCGACGCCGACGACCCGGCGGACCCGGAGACGGCCTACGAGCGGTACCTCGAGTTCGAACGGTTCAGGCGGACCCTCGACGGGATCACGCGCGTCACCGCCTTCGAGGTCGGCCCGGGCGACCGCCTCGACCGGCTGCTCGCGGCTGGGCGTCGCCAGCGGCGGTGA
- a CDS encoding CARDB domain-containing protein, with amino-acid sequence MNQSGLSRRVGIVLVTVALVLSPVVAPVSGALPGGAPGAETGSSPSVDVPTRNLGPPSDGGVADINASSDEVYGSGGNVSVWARSPLALNVDEEEYADGSDVETYLDIPTISVSAGDGLTPSNREQISVYEEGKTITAKLDESFAGGGDLDGQDIQYVAVRLGPDDQDVDSVDDIAALINGSADVNGRIVGENSSFGGFETVRFTPDESGQYALFAVAKENNADPGVVGPDADDPAGELSVEGNVTVVGADFLAVREGDADATVDVTAGGTGGNVTFDANTTSSFAGDDVVHTALVIDEDELSKQSIELVVDSADGTVEVESSIEDAQGVVRTRPGIDGVTVPSIAGIELANGTEINSTEALFAAIRNESDRVTFTLTDDTTINASATAVSDGPETTLDVGTLQSWPSQDYTYLYTATSESDGRTVAKRGSVSLKEGVQLSIDANDTTVQQGKPVEFTVTRDDTDDPTNATLTVDGPEGVRTVSTDSDGTAVFTFGSVGAYTVTASKAETETTEFLEDSVTVDVKEEIEEAYVTDFTLSPNKTGTNENVTVTATVKNPGAAQGETLELYVDGENVQTKHIELAAGETRTVEFDRPLSFDTEGVREISVDRLPAKRLEIDDEAFTERFSLSRNSIFVGQSVTVRATVTNPGDLAEGETLELNVDGVVVETKHIELDAGETRTVVFTRRFRSAGTRSIAVDNLDAKTLNVRRRPSPDPDPDPDPDPDPDPDPGEGEGPPDDVPGSDVTDTDTGATVIVDRVREGDVVGVELGNRTASNGTGLTGLEMRVGGNTSSFRVNVTPPQAEPPTDVPPVNETTDGATAISYFTATPDRETTPQFDGVNYTFSVADSDLPEGVSEDQVTLLRYNETQGRWNALPTEALGNGTYRARSPGFSAYAIGVRSADAGEQPRFTIDETSIESRELTAGEETTVTATIGNDGNASGTFTANLSVDGQVIDTREVTVDAGETESIEFTVGFDEPGTYDVAVNDEPVASVTVQEAQQDTATPPSDDGPTPGTPIDEPAGIPLWLSLGLLALFVVIAGFAVYRARTGSGSNPLDDEE; translated from the coding sequence ATGAATCAGTCGGGGCTCTCGCGTCGGGTCGGAATCGTCCTTGTAACCGTCGCGCTGGTGCTTTCACCCGTCGTCGCGCCGGTTTCGGGAGCGCTGCCCGGCGGCGCCCCCGGCGCGGAAACCGGGTCGTCACCCTCGGTCGACGTGCCGACACGAAACCTCGGCCCGCCGTCGGACGGCGGTGTCGCCGACATCAACGCCTCGTCCGACGAGGTGTACGGCTCCGGCGGCAACGTCTCCGTGTGGGCACGCTCGCCGCTGGCGCTCAACGTCGACGAGGAGGAGTACGCCGACGGCAGCGACGTGGAGACGTACCTCGATATCCCGACGATATCCGTCTCTGCTGGGGACGGTTTGACTCCCTCCAACAGGGAACAGATCAGCGTGTACGAGGAGGGGAAGACGATCACTGCCAAGCTCGATGAGTCGTTCGCCGGCGGCGGCGACCTCGACGGACAGGACATCCAGTACGTCGCCGTCAGGCTCGGACCCGACGATCAGGACGTGGACTCTGTCGACGACATCGCCGCGTTGATCAACGGCAGCGCGGACGTGAACGGTCGGATCGTCGGGGAGAACTCGTCGTTCGGTGGCTTCGAGACCGTCCGGTTCACGCCAGACGAGTCCGGGCAGTACGCGCTGTTCGCGGTCGCCAAGGAGAACAACGCCGACCCCGGCGTCGTCGGACCGGATGCGGACGACCCGGCCGGCGAACTCTCGGTCGAGGGGAACGTGACGGTCGTCGGCGCGGACTTCCTCGCGGTGCGCGAGGGTGACGCCGACGCGACCGTCGACGTGACGGCCGGCGGCACCGGCGGCAACGTCACCTTCGACGCGAACACGACGAGTTCGTTCGCGGGCGACGACGTCGTCCATACCGCGCTCGTCATCGACGAAGACGAACTGTCGAAGCAGAGCATCGAACTCGTCGTCGACTCGGCGGACGGCACCGTCGAGGTGGAATCGAGCATCGAGGACGCGCAGGGCGTCGTCCGGACCCGCCCCGGCATCGACGGCGTCACGGTTCCCTCGATCGCCGGGATCGAACTCGCGAACGGCACGGAGATCAACAGCACCGAGGCGCTGTTCGCGGCGATCCGGAACGAGAGCGACCGCGTCACGTTCACGCTGACGGACGACACGACGATCAACGCGTCCGCGACCGCCGTCAGCGACGGCCCCGAGACGACGCTCGACGTCGGGACGCTCCAGTCGTGGCCCAGCCAGGACTACACGTACCTGTACACGGCCACCTCCGAGTCGGACGGCCGGACGGTCGCCAAGCGGGGATCGGTGAGCCTCAAGGAGGGCGTCCAGTTGTCGATCGACGCGAACGACACGACCGTCCAACAGGGCAAGCCCGTCGAGTTCACCGTCACCCGCGACGACACCGACGACCCGACGAACGCCACGCTCACCGTGGACGGACCGGAGGGCGTCCGTACGGTCTCGACGGATTCGGACGGTACAGCCGTCTTCACCTTCGGATCGGTCGGAGCGTACACCGTGACCGCGTCGAAGGCCGAAACGGAGACGACCGAGTTCCTCGAGGATTCCGTCACGGTCGACGTGAAAGAAGAGATCGAGGAGGCGTACGTCACCGACTTCACGCTTTCACCGAACAAGACCGGGACGAACGAGAACGTCACGGTCACGGCGACCGTCAAGAACCCCGGCGCGGCTCAAGGCGAGACGCTGGAACTGTACGTCGACGGAGAGAACGTGCAGACGAAGCACATCGAACTCGCGGCGGGCGAGACGAGAACGGTCGAGTTCGACCGTCCGCTCTCGTTCGACACCGAGGGCGTCCGGGAGATCTCCGTCGACAGGCTCCCGGCGAAGCGGCTCGAGATCGACGACGAGGCGTTCACCGAGCGCTTCAGCCTCTCCCGGAACTCGATATTCGTCGGCCAGTCGGTGACGGTCCGGGCGACGGTCACCAACCCCGGCGACCTGGCGGAGGGTGAGACCCTCGAGCTGAACGTCGACGGCGTGGTCGTCGAGACGAAGCACATCGAACTCGACGCGGGAGAGACGAGGACCGTAGTGTTCACCCGCAGGTTCCGTTCCGCCGGGACACGCTCCATCGCCGTGGACAACTTGGACGCCAAGACGCTGAACGTCCGGCGTCGTCCGTCGCCGGATCCGGACCCGGATCCGGACCCGGATCCGGACCCGGACCCCGATCCGGGAGAGGGTGAGGGGCCGCCCGACGACGTGCCGGGATCCGACGTGACGGACACCGACACCGGGGCGACTGTCATCGTCGACCGTGTCCGCGAGGGCGACGTCGTCGGCGTCGAGCTCGGGAACCGGACCGCCTCGAACGGGACCGGGTTGACCGGGCTCGAGATGCGGGTCGGGGGGAACACCTCCTCGTTCCGCGTGAACGTCACGCCCCCGCAGGCCGAACCGCCGACCGACGTGCCGCCCGTGAACGAGACGACCGACGGGGCGACCGCGATCAGCTACTTCACCGCGACGCCCGACCGGGAGACGACACCCCAGTTCGACGGGGTGAACTACACGTTCAGCGTCGCCGACTCCGACCTCCCCGAGGGAGTCTCCGAGGACCAGGTCACCCTGCTTCGCTACAACGAGACGCAGGGCAGGTGGAACGCCCTCCCGACGGAGGCGCTCGGCAACGGGACCTACCGCGCACGCTCGCCGGGCTTCTCCGCGTACGCGATCGGCGTCCGGAGCGCGGACGCAGGGGAGCAACCGCGCTTTACCATCGACGAGACCAGCATCGAGTCACGAGAGCTGACCGCCGGCGAGGAGACCACGGTCACCGCGACTATCGGCAACGACGGGAACGCCAGCGGGACGTTCACCGCGAACCTCTCGGTGGACGGGCAGGTGATCGACACGCGCGAGGTGACCGTCGACGCCGGGGAAACGGAGTCGATCGAGTTCACCGTCGGCTTCGACGAGCCGGGGACGTACGACGTGGCCGTCAACGACGAGCCCGTCGCCTCGGTGACCGTTCAGGAGGCCCAGCAGGACACCGCGACCCCGCCGTCCGACGACGGCCCGACGCCGGGCACGCCGATCGACGAGCCGGCCGGCATCCCGCTGTGGCTCTCGCTGGGACTGCTCGCGCTGTTCGTCGTCATCGCCGGGTTCGCCGTCTACCGCGCGCGGACCGGTTCCGGATCGAACCCGCTCGACGACGAGGAGTAA
- a CDS encoding DUF4129 domain-containing protein yields MRAVFACLLLVVGASGAVAGAPVEGSAAAGSPVSGASVDAATADRSAAPADGLFQQGTPVDERNNSTVRHEDPDAADGQGDTERVRSFLASSLGERLEGSVINLSQGEYDRAREVLGDDYDEDLDKFVDVAGETEGGSGGDAFESAAERQREYVNRTQSYRETRSEYEEAVEAGNETRARELARELARTADAVNRTGENLTASYDAIENATGADMSREEQTVREISANISADAAEVTESTLVSTRLSLSADRESTSFLDPLELAGRLTTENGSAVSNRSIALSVGERTVQVRTGENGSFSTTYRPTTVPLDRDRLAVRYVPDDGSVFLPSNATAPIAVRQVTASVDVDGPETTAFGDDVTVRGRVDAEGVPVSGVPVRVTVGDAVLGTVRTNDDGEYALRTTLPAGVDAGNRTLSATVALADRAVTSDTVSDTVRVASTSTRLRLNATPSGDAAEVSGRLTTAEGDVVAGRTIDVLLDGTVVATADTNAAGEFSVTVSVPDSAPPGASVTVRATFDGAGSNLDGTSATATVTLPEDDGADGDDGPDAAGTGDGASGGLLGAIVDGEAPAVIGAAVVAIAAAAAAFVVVRRRDGDSGDSTGGSPEATPTAPETATDSAAASLVERAGRHLDENPSAAVEIAFGALRASVESRFDLDPSLTHREFAAACRERGLFDGRVDDLDALTDSYERAAFGPRGVSRSTAADAVEHAQALRP; encoded by the coding sequence GTGCGAGCCGTGTTCGCCTGCCTGTTGCTCGTTGTCGGCGCCAGCGGTGCGGTCGCGGGGGCGCCGGTCGAGGGTTCCGCGGCCGCGGGCTCGCCGGTGTCGGGGGCCTCGGTCGACGCCGCGACCGCCGATCGGTCGGCGGCTCCCGCCGACGGGCTGTTCCAACAGGGGACGCCGGTCGACGAACGGAACAACTCCACCGTCAGACACGAGGACCCGGACGCGGCTGACGGGCAGGGCGACACCGAGCGCGTGCGGTCGTTCCTCGCGTCGTCGCTCGGCGAGCGCCTCGAGGGGAGCGTGATCAACCTGAGCCAGGGCGAGTACGACCGCGCTCGCGAGGTGCTCGGGGACGACTACGACGAGGACCTCGACAAGTTCGTCGACGTCGCCGGCGAGACAGAGGGCGGGTCGGGCGGCGACGCGTTCGAGTCCGCCGCCGAGCGCCAGCGCGAGTACGTGAACCGGACGCAGTCGTACCGCGAGACGAGATCGGAGTACGAGGAGGCGGTCGAGGCTGGCAACGAGACGCGGGCCCGGGAGCTCGCACGCGAGTTGGCTCGGACGGCCGACGCGGTGAACCGCACCGGGGAGAACCTCACCGCGTCGTACGACGCCATCGAGAACGCGACGGGAGCCGACATGAGTCGGGAGGAGCAAACCGTCCGTGAGATCTCGGCGAACATCTCCGCCGACGCCGCCGAGGTGACGGAGTCGACGCTCGTCTCGACGAGGCTGTCGCTGTCTGCCGACCGCGAGTCGACCTCGTTCCTCGACCCGCTGGAACTGGCCGGCCGACTGACGACCGAGAACGGGAGCGCGGTCTCGAACCGGTCGATCGCGCTGTCGGTCGGCGAGCGGACGGTCCAGGTTCGGACCGGGGAGAACGGCTCGTTCTCCACGACGTACCGGCCGACGACGGTCCCGCTCGACCGGGACCGACTCGCGGTCCGCTACGTTCCCGACGACGGGTCCGTGTTCCTCCCGAGCAACGCCACGGCGCCGATCGCGGTGCGACAGGTGACCGCGTCCGTCGACGTGGACGGTCCGGAGACGACCGCGTTCGGGGACGACGTGACGGTTCGCGGGCGTGTCGACGCCGAGGGCGTTCCAGTCTCCGGAGTTCCGGTCCGAGTCACGGTGGGCGATGCGGTGCTGGGGACCGTCCGGACGAACGACGACGGCGAGTACGCCCTCCGGACGACCCTTCCCGCGGGGGTGGACGCCGGGAACCGGACGCTGTCGGCGACGGTCGCGCTCGCCGACAGGGCGGTGACAAGCGACACCGTGTCCGACACCGTTCGGGTCGCCTCGACGAGCACGCGGCTTCGACTCAATGCTACGCCGTCGGGCGACGCGGCCGAGGTGTCCGGTCGGCTGACCACCGCCGAGGGCGACGTGGTCGCGGGGCGGACGATCGACGTCCTCCTCGACGGGACGGTCGTCGCCACCGCGGACACGAACGCCGCGGGCGAGTTCTCGGTCACGGTTTCGGTCCCCGATTCGGCCCCCCCGGGGGCGTCGGTGACCGTCCGCGCGACGTTCGACGGGGCGGGATCGAACCTGGACGGGACGAGCGCGACGGCGACAGTCACGCTGCCCGAGGACGACGGTGCCGACGGCGACGACGGCCCGGACGCCGCCGGGACCGGCGACGGCGCGTCGGGCGGGCTGCTGGGGGCGATCGTGGACGGCGAGGCTCCCGCCGTTATCGGAGCGGCGGTGGTGGCGATCGCCGCGGCGGCGGCCGCGTTCGTCGTGGTTCGCCGCCGTGACGGCGACTCCGGGGATTCGACCGGTGGGTCGCCGGAGGCGACTCCGACCGCCCCGGAGACCGCCACGGACTCCGCCGCGGCGTCTCTCGTCGAACGGGCCGGCCGGCACCTCGACGAGAACCCGTCCGCAGCCGTCGAGATCGCCTTCGGGGCGCTCCGTGCGTCCGTCGAGTCCAGGTTCGACCTCGACCCCTCGCTCACGCACCGCGAGTTCGCGGCGGCCTGTCGCGAGCGCGGCCTGTTCGACGGCCGGGTCGACGACCTCGACGCCCTGACCGACAGCTACGAGCGGGCCGCGTTCGGCCCCCGCGGCGTGTCCCGGTCGACGGCGGCGGACGCCGTCGAACACGCCCAAGCGCTGCGGCCCTAG